The proteins below come from a single Ptychodera flava strain L36383 chromosome 6, AS_Pfla_20210202, whole genome shotgun sequence genomic window:
- the LOC139135703 gene encoding uncharacterized protein produces MGMEKLLALHCLLTFWLQCSNAAWHTRCNEDDCSQRVGSRYLPCSVTKQTPQNADGKCSGMTSHRLSGHYDVPSLGKDDVEIAITSDNFKRYGEFPGMNVKVSVPLTEGNQRVEGIQIILRGKTKDDSYHYTYHGQEICRILTLDGDAMARRSGDPKSVTFSYNCLRPLSPESEYEVEVNLLPLPERRPHSKVIRDVRTPACDSDKGPDFNECFVRMAKYKAVHWGPTIFEAMPRGRNVSVNFNLPDESYELDRFRVLLYTENGDYMAHRDIEPGKDDIHIIAASNGEMYSVVQFTPFTDVENGRYIVKIQPIPTKEGVCESLSDGTTDCKVTVSDSFVLEANEAEEKVEKPPGMTRPDKKTRRGEKRRRKTGKGRKKDRSRKRERKSRRKTTE; encoded by the exons ATGGGAATGGAAAAACTTCTCGCACTACACTGCTTACTAACGTTTTGGCTACAATGTAGCAATGCTGCGTGGCACACTCGATGTAACGAGGATGACTGCAGTCAACGA GTTGGTTCAAGATATCTTCCCTGCAGTGTGACTAAACAGACTCCACAAA ATGCAGATGGTAAATGCTCCGGCATGACTTCACATCGGCTGTCTGGCCATTATGATGTACCGTCACTGGGCAAGGACGATGTAGAGATCGCCATTACAAGTGATAATTTCAAGAGGTACGGGGAGTTTCCCGGCATGAACGTAAAAGTCTCAGTTCCCTTGACGGAAG GAAATCAACGTGTGGAGGGAATTCAGATCATTCTCCGTGGCAAAACCAAAGATGACAGTTACCACTACACTTACCATGGTCAGGAAATCTGTCGAATTTTGACTTTAGATGGCGACGCTATGGCAAGGAGATCTGGG GATCCGAAAAGTGTTACATTTTCGTATAACTGCCTAAGACCCTTGTCACCGGAGAGCGagtacgaggtagaggtcaacCTACTACCACTACCAGAACGGAGACCTCACAGCAAAGTTATCCGTGACGTCAGAACACCAG catgtgaTTCCGACAAGGGGCCCGATTTCAATGAGTGCTTCGTAAGGATGGCTAAAT ACAAAGCCGTTCACTGGGGCCCGACTATATTCGAGGCTATGCCGAGGGGCAGAAACGTTTCGGTGAATTTCAACCTTCCTGACGAGTCCTACGAACTCGATCGATTCCGTGTTCTGCTATACACTGAAAACGGGGACTACATGGCACACAGGGACATCGAACCG GGTAAGGACGATATTCACATCATAGCGGCATCGAACGGAGAAATGTACAGTGTTGTACAGTTCACTCCCTTTACAGATGTAGAAAACGGAAGATACATTGTGAAG ATTCAACCAATACCTACCAAGGAAGGAGTCTGCGAGTCTCTCTCTGACGGTACTACCGACTGCAAAGTGACAGTTTCGGATTCATTTGTCTTGGAAG CGAATGAAGCCGAAGAGAAGGTGGAAAAGCCACCAG GAATGACCCGCCCCGACAAGAAGACAAGGAGAGGAGAAAAACGCAGGAGAAAGACCGGTAAAGGCCGAAAGAAGGATCGTAGCAGGAAAAGGGAAAGAAAGTCCAGGCGAAAGACAACAGAATAA